The Desulfuromonas versatilis genome has a segment encoding these proteins:
- a CDS encoding CYTH domain-containing protein, which yields MPMEIERKFLVSGDQWRQGAHGTLYRQGYLCTDPERTVRVRLAGDRGTLTIKGKTEGISRAEFEYPIPAGEAAQLLDRLCLRPLIEKRRYRVEYGGRIWEVDEFFGDNAGLVLAEVELETESAQVELPSWVFREVSDDPRYFNASLVKKPFCTW from the coding sequence ATGCCCATGGAGATCGAACGCAAATTCCTGGTCAGCGGCGACCAGTGGCGCCAGGGCGCGCACGGCACCCTGTACCGCCAGGGCTACCTGTGCACCGACCCGGAGCGGACGGTGCGGGTGCGCCTGGCCGGTGACCGGGGGACGTTGACCATCAAGGGAAAGACCGAGGGGATCAGCCGCGCCGAGTTCGAATACCCCATTCCCGCCGGTGAGGCCGCGCAGCTTCTCGACCGGCTCTGCCTGCGGCCGCTCATCGAAAAGCGCCGCTACCGCGTGGAGTACGGCGGACGTATCTGGGAGGTGGATGAGTTTTTCGGCGACAACGCCGGGCTGGTTCTCGCCGAGGTCGAGCTGGAAACGGAAAGCGCCCAGGTGGAACTGCCCAGCTGGGTATTCCGGGAGGTCTCGGACGACCCCCGCTATTTCAATGCGAGCCTGGTGAAAAAACCCTTTTGCACCTGGTAG
- a CDS encoding TnpV protein: MENLNHFGMMRLTYLQTRKPRLLLSMKRSGVLEKHLLNAQKSAAWEWEQLIFAGMEQEAADQFVLNEYILA; this comes from the coding sequence GTGGAAAACCTGAACCATTTTGGAATGATGCGATTGACCTACCTGCAGACCAGGAAGCCTCGCCTGCTGCTGTCGATGAAACGCAGCGGGGTGCTGGAGAAGCATCTGCTCAACGCGCAGAAAAGCGCTGCCTGGGAGTGGGAACAGCTGATCTTTGCCGGCATGGAGCAGGAGGCGGCCGACCAGTTTGTGCTCAACGAGTATATCCTCGCCTGA
- the pap gene encoding polyphosphate:AMP phosphotransferase, with amino-acid sequence MFESAELGHQIGADSYEAEVPALREALLEAQLELVQSPRFAVVLIIAGMDGGGKGDVVNLLNEWMDPRYIQTHAPGLPSEIDLERPPMWRYWRELPPKGKIGIFFDALYTEAIRDRVFERIGNAELDQAMERINRFEKMLVDEGELVLKVWLHLSRKGQKKRFEKLQKDPATRWRVTKADWRNHEHYPEFRRVAERALRQTSSAEAPWGIIEGSDFRYRNLSLGKTLLSALQQRLNNQGEEALPVTVPPILPRIDSLNVLRCLDLTQSLGKKEYQKQLARWQGRLNRLSRRRKFGKLSVVVVFEGNDAAGKGGSIRRVTGALDARRYRVVPVAAPSDEELAHPYLWRFWRQLPGRGRLVIFDRSWYGRVLVERVEGLCAEVDWLRAYPEINDFEEQLVRHHTVVVKFWLAISKQEQYQRFQARETTPFKRFKITDEDWRNREKWELYEEAICDMVERTSTQVAPWTLVEANDKRFARIKVLRTLCERIEEALERL; translated from the coding sequence ATGTTCGAATCCGCCGAACTCGGCCACCAGATCGGGGCCGACAGCTATGAAGCCGAAGTTCCCGCCCTGCGTGAAGCCCTGCTCGAGGCGCAGCTCGAACTGGTGCAGTCCCCGCGCTTTGCCGTGGTTCTCATCATTGCTGGGATGGACGGCGGCGGCAAGGGGGATGTGGTCAATCTGCTCAACGAGTGGATGGACCCCCGGTACATCCAGACCCACGCCCCCGGCCTGCCCTCCGAGATCGACCTGGAGCGCCCCCCCATGTGGCGCTATTGGCGCGAGCTCCCGCCCAAGGGGAAGATCGGCATCTTTTTCGACGCCCTTTACACCGAAGCCATCCGCGACCGGGTCTTCGAGCGGATCGGCAATGCGGAACTGGACCAGGCGATGGAGCGGATCAACCGCTTCGAAAAGATGCTCGTCGACGAGGGGGAACTGGTGCTCAAGGTTTGGCTGCACCTCTCGCGGAAGGGGCAGAAAAAGCGCTTCGAAAAGTTGCAAAAGGACCCCGCCACCCGCTGGCGGGTGACCAAGGCCGATTGGCGCAACCACGAGCATTATCCCGAGTTCCGTCGGGTGGCCGAGCGGGCCTTGCGGCAGACCAGTTCGGCCGAAGCGCCCTGGGGCATCATCGAGGGGAGCGATTTTCGCTATCGCAACCTGAGCCTGGGCAAAACCCTCCTGAGCGCCCTGCAGCAGCGGTTGAATAATCAGGGTGAGGAGGCGTTGCCGGTTACCGTTCCGCCCATTCTGCCCCGGATCGATTCGCTCAACGTGCTGCGCTGTCTGGACTTGACCCAGTCCCTGGGCAAAAAGGAGTACCAGAAACAGCTGGCGCGCTGGCAGGGTAGGCTCAACCGCCTGAGCCGCCGCCGCAAGTTCGGCAAGCTCTCCGTCGTGGTGGTCTTCGAGGGGAACGACGCCGCCGGCAAGGGCGGGAGCATCCGCCGCGTGACCGGGGCCCTCGATGCCCGCCGCTACCGGGTGGTGCCCGTCGCCGCCCCCAGCGACGAGGAGCTGGCCCATCCCTACCTGTGGCGCTTCTGGCGCCAGCTGCCGGGCCGGGGGCGGCTGGTCATCTTTGACCGCTCCTGGTACGGACGGGTGCTGGTGGAGCGGGTCGAGGGGCTATGCGCCGAAGTCGACTGGCTGCGCGCCTACCCGGAAATCAACGATTTCGAGGAACAGCTGGTGCGGCACCACACGGTGGTGGTCAAGTTCTGGCTGGCGATCAGCAAGCAGGAGCAGTACCAGCGCTTCCAGGCCCGCGAGACGACCCCCTTCAAACGCTTCAAGATCACCGACGAGGACTGGCGCAACCGGGAAAAGTGGGAACTCTACGAAGAGGCAATCTGCGACATGGTCGAGCGGACCAGCACCCAGGTCGCCCCCTGGACCCTGGTCGAGGCCAACGACAAGCGGTTCGCCCGGATCAAGGTCC